A region of Marasmius oreades isolate 03SP1 chromosome 9, whole genome shotgun sequence DNA encodes the following proteins:
- a CDS encoding uncharacterized protein (BUSCO:EOG092655L0), which yields MSSTSSQPQVINLSDLDMNQLGDVRRQLEEELNHLTNSFTQLKQAQAKFKACMENVNELKPQNEDKPILVPLTNSLYVPGKISNAEHVLVDIGTGYFVKKTREEAISHYKSKVEYIRTNLETLEDAIQKKKDNVNAVISVLQAKLKAQTQPQNTTKA from the exons ATGTCCTCAACTTCATCGCAGCCGCAGGTGATCAATCTCTCCGATCTGGACATGAACCAGCTTGGCGATGTACGCAGACAATTAGAAGAA GAATTGAATCATCTCACAAATTCATTCACCCAATTGAAGCAAGCTCAGGCAAAATTCAAAGCATGCATGGAAAATGTGAATGAATTGAAGCCCCAAAATGAAG ACAAACCCATTCTCGTTCCGTTAACGAATTCTCTTTACGTACCGGGGAAAATATCAAACGCTGAACATGTTCTGGTCGATATTGGGACGGGTTACTTcgtcaagaaa ACAAGAGAAGAAGCGATATCCCATTACAAAAGCAAGGTTGAATACATACGAACAAACCTAGAAACACTGGAGGACGCtatacagaagaagaaggataatGTGAACGCTGTCATAAGTGTATTGCAGGCGAAGTTAAAAGCCCAGACACAACCTCAGAATACAACAAAGGCTTGA
- a CDS encoding uncharacterized protein (BUSCO:EOG09263A3Y) encodes MDGFDSRHKSPQDLVAIFHASFHPTRGNVIDWSLKASDDIELDNLEFSTLPSGLHLVDQDVIYFSNNGHQGICAFRRVKTAEEGQRGFRLSSLGILVAKSARPKPWLHISALQDLIAMLYSRNELSNPLAPSKADWGPSQRYFEAHRFRGIDTGGAGEGSWKGWSYELDGDDSDRSHSNPTLHLPHLLRILGPSTLTLYKHVVGRKRILIYTLPPVEAACILCQIAADFCYEEQVEPSPECASSSRLGRLVGKNREPISVLGMITLSDLDKLQAETQTGRGWIACTTDAIFLEKPSHYDLLIDLTTSTPNKSTRPTFYSSRATEPTTARGPTHRLSTIRFAWSDVKLWNELDRILQLDPSCSHPGGCCSPLNPSDALKSQYVAAWTDVWRVYEDVCLVCAGLWMGSWRGNSTASYSTANGARNWGTVRLEGDDDLSYDGLSEGGQMRNLGQGIEGRPAPATTSRSMRRSSAMSWSSGQGTVTSMSTKSPSQTVSGSNPSLPPHAPSHHSDERDDSQLRTTLALLQTFHAHTLFQLSILESFLSAPEDRDGNNIVLTPKDVLTFELGPYSTSDEQYLEWLAREYGGGSNIMIKRSWKDLFGIVFGYG; translated from the exons ATGGACGGTTTTGACTCTAGACACAAGTCCCCACAAGATTTAG TCGCGATTTTCCATGCCTCATTTCATCCTACCAGGGGTAATGTCATAGATTGGTCCTTGAAGGCGAGCGACG ATATCGAACTCGATAATCTCGAGTTCAGCACGCTTCctagtggactacatctggTCGATCAAGACGTAAT ATACTTTTCGAACAATGGTCATCAAGGGATATGTGCGTTTAGGAGGGTAAAGACCGCCGAAGAGGGACAACGCGGCTTTCGTTTATCTTCCTTGGGCATCCTAGTTGCGAAATCTGCACGACCGAAACCTTGGTTACATATTTCTGCCCTTCAGGACCTCATTGCAATGCTCTATTCAAGAAATGAACTCTCCAACCCTCTTGCACCGTCCAAAGCAGACTGGGGCCCATCGCAACGTTATTTCGAAGCTCACAGGTTTCGGGGCATCGACACGGGAGGGGCAGGGGAAGGCTCATGGAAAGGTTGGAGTTATGAACTTGATGGG GACGACTCGGATCGTTCACATTCCAATCCAACCCTCCACCTCCCACATCTATTGCGTATACTTGGCCCATCGACACTCACTCTCTATAAACATGTTGTCGGCCGCAAGAGGATACTAATATACACCCTCCCACCTGTCGAAGCGGCGTGTATTCTTTGTCAGATAGCAGCAGACTTCTGCTACGAAGAACAGGTTGAACCATCACCTGAGTGTGCCAGCAGTAGCAGGCTTGGTCGTTTGGTTGGCAAGAATAGAGAACCAATAAGTGTGCTCGGAATGATAACTTTGTCCGACCTTGACAAGTTACAAGCTGAGACTCAGACAGGACGAGGTTGGATCGCTT GCACAACTGATGCCATTTTCCTCGAGAAACCCTCACACTACGATCTCTTAATTGATCTAACAACCTCCACGCCCAATAAATCGACACGCCCGACTTTTTATTCTTCACGAGCTACAGAACCAACCACCGCCAGAGGACCTACTCATCGTTTGTCAACCATCCGTTTCGCTTGGAGCGATGTAAAATTA TGGAATGAACTAGATCGCATTCTGCAACTAGACCCTTCATGTTCCCACCCCGGCGGTTGTTGTTCACCCTTAAATCCTAGCGATGCCTTAAAATCGCAATATGTCGCAGCTTGGACCGATGTTTGGCGAGTGTACGAAGATGTCTGCCTAGTCTGTGCTGGGCTTTGGATGGGATCGTGGCGCGGTAATTCGACTGCATCTTACTCTACGGCGAATGGTGCAAGAAATTGGGGTACCGTTCGCCTAGAAGGAGATGACGATCTCTCTTATGATGGACTCAGTGAGGGGGGGCAGATGCGTAACTTAGGACAAGGTATTGAAGGGAGGCCCGCGCCCGCGACCACATCCAGATCTATGCGACGTTCAAGTGCGATGTCTTGGTCCAGTGGCCAAGGGACAGTAACCTCCATGTCAACGAAAAGCCCATCACAAACCGTATCTGGATCTAATCCCAGTCTTCCTCCACACGCCCCCTCTCATCACTCTGACGAACGAGATGATAGCCAGTTACGGACAACCTTAGCCCTCCTTCAAACTTTCCATGCCCACACATTATTCCAATTATCAATTTTGGAATCGTTCCTTTCTGCACCCGAGGATCGTGACGGAAATAACATTGTGTTAACACCAAAGGATGTTCTTACCTTTGAACTTGGGCCGTATAGTACCTCTGACGAGCAATATCTGGAATGGCTAGCTCGGGAGTATGGGGGCGGCTCCAACATTATGATCAAGCGAAGTTGGAAGGATCTATTCGGGATAGTGTTTGGTTATGGTTGA
- a CDS encoding uncharacterized protein (BUSCO:EOG09260XH5) — protein sequence MVVNGFCVSRIPMLQDSCQVQWMAFNMHWNGQDSNTTMGLGRIVNMHLIIRSASFRVIYLSNPESLSKSERRDLYRSYANRLLESGRAYRCFCSQDKLSSIRERLARSGSNASYDKTCLRLSDEEAARKVRAGEKFTIRINDSTPPERAPTRDMIFGNVRDAHASLSTDPIILKSDQFPTYHLASVVDDHEMGITHVLRGEEWLPSLPLHLDLYAHFGITPPKFAHLPVLLNADGTKMSKRNGDVQVVDYIRRGWEPAAILNWLALAGWGTRHEEAAETVLEELKPSDSPFRGLSQHAPESTRVMTFQELMEEFDLSAVTQRSSSLDAYKLEYINKHHLIRIRESQDGLLRLAERVHSLVKSKFSHSPYTTVENIMHAIRLLERRLITVNDVPDLAPYLFIDPDLSTDEAQKIAKRVGDDRSRILESATGVIRGLADSGKWESMTAPEIVALFHAERDRLGLRTYLMAVRHAMTGMKDGPAVADIMKVIGPERTLQRLQS from the exons ATGGTGGTAAATGGATTCTGCGTATCGAGGATACCGATGCT ACAAGATTCGTGCCAGGTGCAGTGGATGGCATTCAACATGCATTGGAATGGGCAGGACTCGAATACGACTATG GGCCTAGGAAGGATAGTAAATATGCACCTTATTATCAGGTCTGCTTCCTTTCGTGTCATTTACCTCTCAAACCCTGAATCCCTATCAAAGTCAGAACGGCGCGATTTATACCGTTCTTACGCGAACAGACTCCTCGAG AGCGGTCGCGCATATCGCTGTTTTTGTTCGCAAGACAAACTCTCTTCTATACGAGAAAGATTGGCTCGCTCTGGATCCAATGCATCATATGACAAGACTTGCCTACGACTTAGCGACGAAGAGGCTGCAAGAAAAGTGAGAGCAGGGGAGAAATTCACCATTCGGATCAAC GATAGCACGCCACCGGAGCGGGCACCAACACGCGATATGATATTTGGGAATGTTAGGGACGCCCACGCTTCTCTATCAACAGACCCAATCATACTCAAGTCGGATCAATTCCCCACCTATCATCTTGCCTCTGTAGTCGACGATCATGAAATGGGAATTACCCATGTACTTCGTGGCGAAGAATGGCTACCTTCTCTTCCACTCCATCTCGACTTGTACGCCCACTTTGGCATAACCCCGCCAAAATTTGCTCACCTTCCCGTTCTCCTCAATGCTGATGGTACCAAGATGTCCAAGCGTAACGGGGACGTACAGGTTGTCGATTACATA AGGCGGGGTTGGGAACCCGCAGCCATACTCAACTGGTTGGCGCTGGCTGGGTGGGGTACGCGACACGAGGAAGCAGCTGAAACGGTCTTAGAGGAATTGAAGCCGTCAGATTCCCCTTTTCGAGGCTTGTCTCAACATGCGCCGGAGAGTACACGAGTTATGACGTTCCAAGAACTGATGGAAGAGTTTGACCTCTCCGCTGTCACACAGCGGAGCTCATCCTTGGATGCCTACAAACTCGAATACATCAACAAACATCATCTCATACGCATCCGGGAATCTCAGGACGGGCTCCTCCGCTTGGCTGAAAGAGTTCACTCACTGGTGAAAAGCAAATTTTCACATAG CCCATACACCACTGTGGAGAACATTATGCACGCCATCCGTCTACTCGAG CGCAGACTCATCACTGTCAACGACGTTCCTGATCTTGCACCTTATCTTTTTATCGATCCGGATCTTTCAACTGATGAAGCCCAAAAAATTGCGAAACGTGTTGGAGACGATCGTT CTCGCATTCTTGAATCGGCAACGGGTGTCATACGTGGGTTGGCTGACTCAGGTAAATGGGAATCAATGACCGCTCCAGAAATTGTTGCTCTGTTCCATGCAGAACGCGACAGACTTGGGCTCAGGACATATTTAATGGCGGTGCGGCATGCTATGACAGGCATGAAG GACGGTCCGGCGGTGGCTGATATCATGAAAGTCATTGGCCCTGAAAGGACACTCCAGCGATTGCAATCGTGA
- a CDS encoding uncharacterized protein (BUSCO:EOG0926112A) — MAPFSKPETVLKQAEGLVSVGQAHAALQSLTEMFSSKRFRSTPLTSLEPIMNRFIELCVDMRKGRTAKEGLMQYKNIAQNTSVQSIETVITRFVQLADGKVREAQEKAAVQIAVDVDDLEASETPESILLGAVSGDQSKDRTDRALVTPWLKFLWESYRTSLETLKNNARLEVIYQQIAQQAFKFCLKHQRKVEFRRLCETLRLHLANVAKYSHQPHSINLSDPDTLQHHLDTRFAQLNTSVELELWQEAFRSVEDVHNLLTMAKKAPRPAMMANYYEKLTKIFLMSGNSLYHAAAWGKYYAIVTSIGGRSDQELSKLAGQVLVSALAVPVGLHTEEPEEVKGRTGRLTSLLGLTKTPTRAGLLKDALSRDVLKLSPAPIKALYQLLEVTFDPLTLCSTIAPILNSLSISSASEIDPSYAPYLPLLHQALLSRLLSQLSQVYSSIKINNLLSLVEPLRDAKVEGVYDNEQIEAYVMGCARRGELSVRVDHLEGSIVFIDELYANNGADDLTRPSTSIASTSTSRDTTLIQPNLSELVRTRLGNVALCLHNSIQVLDAPTREAQLPTEEEQKERLTALVAAVEGERKSLQLRRAVVARRRELLGELTARREKEEVSRRAEQSRREKEEEDRKTRLEMQVRERERNRKELEQIRQQETDKLAKGMIQTGMLKAEELERLQKDQRFDTGDLISLQVQHIEKEKRELNQRLRVVAKRIDHLERAYRKEERPLVAQDYERQHANDRDTFEAVQKLRKETARTEHQRALETKKRLSRVMEDYLKRKDVLIAKKGEEFAKKRDAALRKIEEEKTKRKRAILASREEERKHREEEERIRREKEEEERRIEAERIAEEERILAEQEAAAAAAEAAKREVEEKATALRKQREAERAAAAEEARLKQQREEEAEARRQARRAREREQTPAASSKSSVFGKSTEGGGAWRPPSSVASTPSRVAEKASTPPRAESPSPAVPKYRPGALGGGWRAREEAKKATTQSPTPPANTPPTNGTQQDDEGFNTVPERGNNVWRPRRGRA; from the exons ATGGCGCCCTTTTCAAAGCCTGAGACAGTGCTCAAACAAGCCGAGGGTCTGGTTTCTGTGGGTCAGGCTCATGCAGCATTGCAATCCCTTACAGAAATGTTCTCCTCAAAACGATTTCGATCGACTCCATTGACCTCACTCGAACCTATAATGAACCGATTCATCGAACTCTGCGTCGATATGCGAAAGGGCCGTACCGCAAAAGAAGGATTAATGCAATACAAGAACATCGCACAAAACACCAGCGTTCAAAGTATCGAAACTGTTATCACGCGATTTGTTCAATTGGCCGATGGCAAAGTTCGGGAGGCGCAGGAGAAGGCTGCTGTTCAGATTGCAGTTGATGTGGATGACCTTGAAGCCAGCGAAACGCCGGAGAGCATTTTGTTAGGCGCAGTCAGTGGTGATCAAAGCAAGGATAGGACAGATAGGGCTTTGGTAACACCTTGGTTAAAATTCCTGTGGGAGAGCTACAGGACTTCTTTGGAGACTCTGAAAAACAATGCTCGTTTGGAAGTTATATATCAG CAAATAGCCCAGCAAGCCTTCAAATTCTGTCTTAAACATCAGCGGAAAGTGGAATTCAGGCGACTATGCGAAACTTTGCGTCTACATCTTGCTAATGTCGCCAAATACTCCCATCAACCACACTCGATAAATCTTTCGGATCCGGACACTCTCCAGCATCATTTGGACACTCGTTTTGCGCAACTCAACACTTCCGTTGAGCTAGAGCTTTGGCAGGAAGCCTTTCGCTCCGTGGAAGATGTTCATAACCTTCTCACGATGGCCAAAAAGGCACCTCGCCCTGCTATGATGGCCAACTACTACGAGAAGCTCACAAAAATATTTTTAATGAGCGGAAACTCTTTGTATCATGCTGCAGCATGGGGTAAGTACTATGCTATCGTCACCAGTATTGGAGGAAGGTCCGATCAAGAGTTGAGCAAGCTTGCTGGCCAGGTCCTCGTCAGTGCTCTTGCGGTTCCCGTTGGGTTGCATACCGAAGAGCCTGAAGAGGTAAAAGGTCGAACTGGTCGCTTGACTTCACTACTTGGATTGACCAAAACCCCCACACGAGCAGGGTTGCTGAAGGATGCT CTATCTCGTGACGTCTTGAAGCTTTCACCTGCACCCATCAAGGCGTTATATCAACTTCTCGAAGTAACCTTCGATCCGCTTACCTTATGCTCGACCATCGCACCTATCTTGAACTCTCTATCCATATCTTCCGCCTCCGAAATCGACCCATCGTATGCACCTtaccttcctcttcttcaccagGCTCTTCTTTCTCGACTGCTATCTCAGCTTTCTCAAGTATATTCTTCGATTAAGATCAACAACCTTCTTTCGCTCGTAGAACCCCTCCGCGACGCCAAGGTTGAAGGCGTCTACGACAATGAACAAATAGAAGCCTACGTCATGGGTTGTGCCAGACGTGGTGAACTCAGCGTCCGTGTCGACCACCTTGAGGGCTCTATCGTCTTCATTGACGAACTGTACGCCAACAATGGAGCCGATGATCTAACTCGTCCTTCCACTTCTATcgcttcaacttcaacatcTAGAGATACTACACTGATCCAACCTAACCTCTCAGAACTTGTTCGCACCCGGCTAGGAAATGTAGCTTTGTGTCTGCACAATTCCATACAAGTCCTTGATGCTCCTACCAGGGAGGCCCAATTACCTACCGAAGAGGAGCAAAAAGAGAGGTTGACAGCCCTTGTCGCTGCAGTCGAAGGTGAACGCAAATCATTGCAGCTTCGTCGTGCGGTCGTTGCTCGACGAAGGGAACTCCTTGGTGAACTGACGGCGAGaagagagaaggaagaggttAGTCGGCGAGCAGAGCAATCGAgaagggagaaggaagaggaggatcgTAAGACGAGGCTCGAGATGCAagtgagagagagagagcggAATAGAAAAGAGCTAGAGCAGATCAGACAGCAGGAGACCGACAAGCTTGCTAAAGGAATGATCCAAACGGGTATGCTGAAGGCCGAGGAACTTGAG CGACTACAAAAGGATCAGCGCTTCGACACTGGTGATCTCATTAgccttcaagttcaacacatcgagaaggagaagagagagCTCAATCAACGCCTCCGTGTTGTTGCCAAACGAATCGACCACCTTGAGCGGGCATATAGGAAGGAGGAGCGACCTCTTGTAGCTCAGGACTATGAACGACAGCATGCAAACGATAGGGACACATTCGAAGCCGTCCAGAAATTACGAAAGGAAACCGCCAGAACGGAACATCAACGGGCCCTTGAGACAAAGAAACGTCTCTCGAGGGTGATGGAGGACTACCTGAAGAGGAAAGATGTTCTCATTGCAAAGAAGGGAGAGGAGTTTGCGAAGAAGAGGGATGCAGCATTGCGGAAGattgaggaggagaagaccaaaaggaaaagggctATCCTTGCCTCtagagaggaagagaggaagcatcgcgaggaggaagaacgtATCCGtagagagaaagaagaagaagaaaggagaaTCGAAGCCG AACGTATAGCGGAAGAGGAACGGATTCTTGCTGAACAggaagcagcagcagccgCTGCCGAAGCCGCCAAACGAGAGGTTGAAGAAAAGGCCACTGCTCTTCGTAAGCAGCGTGAGGCCGAACGCGCTGCCGCCGCCGAAGAGGCTCGTCTTAAGCAACAAAGAGAAGAGGAGGCTGAGGCGCGTCGTCAAGCACGTCGTGCCCGGGAAAGAGAACAGACACCAGCGGCGTCGTCAAAGTCCAGTGTGTTCGGCAAATCAACGGAGGGTGGCGGGGCATGGAGACCGCCTTCAAGTGTGGCCAGCACACCGTCACGGGTCGCTGAAAAGGCGTCAACTCCTCCTCGAGCCGAAAGTCCAAGTCCAGCCGTGCCAAAATACCGTCCAGGGGCCTTAGGTGGAGGTTGGCGAGCACGAGAGGAGGCCAAAAAGGCCACTACACAAAGTCCTACACCCCCAGCTAATACACCTCCTACCAATGGCACTCAACAAGATgacgaaggcttcaacaccGTGCCCGAAAGAGGGAATAATGTTTGGCGCCCGCGCAGAGGTCGCGCTTAA